The Denticeps clupeoides chromosome 16, fDenClu1.1, whole genome shotgun sequence DNA segment AAGACATTTGTAGTTATTTTTAAGACTAACATATAATACAGATTTTTAGgtgttgtcatttaaaaaaaaaaaaaaaacagttgaaaaAACTCATCTTACAGTTTGAATCTGACTGACACTGTGCTTTggacaacaaaaatatataaaaaaaaagatcctttcTGTAtgacaattaaaatgaattggTGTTTCTCTAGAAAATGTGTCATAGACATATTAAAtgttcacaaaagaaaaaaattaacaactACAGCAAAACAGCAATGTAAACTGGGTCTATGAAATGGGCAAAAGGAAGTTGAGTAACTGAGCTCATATGAATCCGCCCTCATCTGTCATGTTAGTGGTCGGAAGACTGATAAATAGAGTTGAACTTGAGAACAGAATAGGGTTCTGTCATATTTGTGTTGTGTCCGTTGGTTCTTATGACAGCATTTGGCTGTTGCACCAGTGACTGGGGGGTTTCCTGACCCCACCCTACCGCGTATGGGGAACCTGCAGACAGAGATTTTATCATTTAAACAGAATAATCTATTTTTCTTAACCACACATTGAAAGCAAGTGGCATGGAAACAAACTCACAGTCAGTTTCTTCCTGGTTTTTATTTCTggaactgaaaaataaaaaataaaaaactggtgTTAAAACCGGTATAAACATCTAACTTCCTCTTCAGTAACTGCATGAACAATGTAAAGCAATACCTTTGCTCCAAAATATTTTTGGTATCTGTggataaaaaacacattgacaAGATCAAGCTGTAGGATGGTAATGAAATGGACTATAATGGCTTATTAAACCATTTTACCTCGAGACTTGATTCTCTTTTTCTTCAGGATCATGACACTGATGATGACAAGAAGAAGGAGGACTAACAGGGCTGCCGTTACATAAAAGGGAACTGCAACACGTTAAAAACACCACATTTGTACACGTTTTACAGACAGCATATTCTGGTtgaattgttatttttgttgtttctggTAAAGGTGATGGCATGCTGAATAAAAAAGGCAATCGCAATACAGTTGGAGAACCAGACAAAACATCCATTTAACCAGAGGCATCTCAGTGGCAACAACATTTTCTTCAAAGAAAACTTATGTTGTAGTAAATGTGCTGAAATAGCCATCAGAGAGAATACTTCATGTTGATAGACGTGGTAGTGCTGTAAATATATGGATTGTTTTGGTTGATATTACAATCAGAAAGgtgaaaaaatacatacatgttagtgtttgttgtgtttcattGGGCATTCTGTGCCAGAGATGCTACTGCTTATAACCCAAATGTGCCAAACAGAAGATCTGCAAAATACGGGTATCTTACCAGCAGAAGTGGACACAGGATCTGGTTTGCTGGTGGTTGTTCGTTTGTCCACTGTGACGGTGATGTCACTGATCACCTTCCagtcgttgttttttttcagaacatttAGAACACATCTATACCGTCCACTGTCTGACAACTGACTTTCATTGATTGTCAAATGGTGAAAGTTGTGCTGTGCACTGGGTTCAGATGAAATGTTTGATATCCTCTTACTCAGTTCAGCATCTATATTACAGTGGTGGTTATAATGAAGACCATCATGAGGATTAAAATCATAGGAATACACACAAGTGCTGACAACATTTTCTGTCTTTATCCAGTAGACAACATATTGGTGGTTTTTATAGTTATCTTTTATATGAAAAGTACAGTTTAAAGAAACTGTATTTCCTTCAGATGGATTTAATGAATTTGGGTTCTGCTGCTCATCTGTCactacaaaaaaagaagaaaataattaatcactgtaatgaaatattgttaCTAAAGCAGTCCATTTATAACCATATATTTACATCCATATGTTTTCAAAaagtaaaaccaaaaaaagaaaattatactCACAATCTGTCTGTTCCTGAGCAAAAATGTAGGAATCTTTAGTGCAGGGTGACGGTTTGAACGGATATAAATGATTTGAGCAGAAAGCATTAACACATGCAACAAATGTGTTAGAATCACTACAGCTACATTCATCAGACTcttctgtacaattaaaattCACAGTATTGTCCAAATTGGTGTCGCATTGCCAGAGGCCTTTACAGGGAGACTCCTCGCCATCctttttataataaaagtaaCTGTTCGCTAAAGACACAAATGTGAAGGAAACAGAAAATTAGTTTTAGAACATTGAATTTCTAAGTGTGTTTTCTACAAAACAGGCAATTTTCTCTCAATTGATATTTAATTACTAAAAACCAAAATCTATATTGACGATAATGTTTAAACCAAACTAGTATTCGAACAACCCAAGGCcactcaccaagggtcatgtcCACGATGCACGTGAAGAGGAACAGAACCACTGTAATCATTGCTGCTGTTTCTGGTAAAGATTCCAAATGTATCAAAGCAGGATGCTGCAAATGTCTGTGAACATCATATTACAGCAATACCACAAGAATACCAGAAGAAGCCTAAACCTAATAGAACCTGTTGTTGTCTTATTCCTTATTTAATattacaaatttaaataaaaatattaagaaCATAACCCAGAACCTTGTAACAAGGCTGAAATCAGTCcaggaaatcacacacacagctatccGCATTGCATCCTGGAAACAAACTGCCAGTCTCCACCCACCAGCACCACAGTATGAataatttgctttaaaaaattgaGTCTCTTCCAGGCTAATAATAAGCATTGCTTATATATTATTGCTTATAGCCCTGGACAAATATGATTTATGTAGAAGGCGAAATGTCTATGGTATTATCACATAACAAAGAAGTGAGGAAATGTGAAAACCATGAAAAGGAGAATTATAAAGAAGAATGGATGTAACCAGATGAAGAAACAGGATGTAGAATTTTCaacttcctttttttaaaaacataaaaatagagGCAGCTGCTTATTCCTTTCAAATCTTCTAACTAAATGGCCACACTGTCAAAAAAGACACTGTAAAAAGCTCCTTCAAACCTTGACTGATTTCATTCTTATTCTTCTATAAATGCTGCTTTGTGGAGTATTTGGAACACCAgaattgtgtttatgtgtattcttgttatttggaaatgtaaatgtatgctaTGTGCCTTGTAATAAGCCATGTGGGAGAGCAATGAGGAAAACAGGGTATGTGTGTGCAAGAAATTCCGGTCTCCCAGGATGAAGAGGGAGGGATGGACTAGATAGCAGCCATTTAAGAACACAAGGTTGATTTGTTCTCTTTTGCCGTGTGTTGTAATAAAAGGAGTATGCTTGAGGAGTACATTGCAACTTGTGTACAGATACACAACATGAGCAATGTAAAAAGTATCatgcaaataaaactgaaaagtgTAGAATGAAGGTATAACttagggggtggggtgggggggcaagATGTCTGtctaaattaatacatttgttttaaatgccaGAGGACCACCGTCATTTTTGCTTGTCAGCTCTCCGCCGCTGTTTTGCCAGATACCGTGACATGGTTAAACTCTACTATTTATGTATGCATTCAATCAATGTGTGgtacctaagtggcaccttggtggcttgggatttgaaccatcaACCATCTGATCACGGGTCCGCTtccatacccactaggccaccactgcaaaccactgccatttattatatcgcaatcgcattgtgattaaaaaatctgattcacaattttaattaaaatcaaaACATTTTCTGTGATCCTTAAAGTCAACAAattcacatacatttacatttgtagcatttggcagacgcccttatccagagcgacttaaaacatgctttcatgttatcaATGAAGTATTCAGttctagttcactaggaccccccaactattATTTTTACtctgttgtgtatgtgtaactatataaaataatatagacaggggtgtggtgttcacagctggactcaaataaaggtgtagaaccatctcaaggatgatcagaagaaatggacaacACCCGAGTTAAATATATATGAgggtcacagcaaagggtccgAATACTTAGTTCAGTTTTTCTCTGTTAATAAATCCgcaaaaatgtcagcaattctgtgtttttctgtcactatggggtgctgtgtgtacattaatgaggagaaaagtaaatgtatttagcaaatgactgcaatataacaaaaagtgaaaaatttaagtgGGTCTTCCGTACCCAGTTTTAAAAAAGTGTGAAGCTTGTTAGTGACTGAaagaaaatgttataaaaaCTGCAGTGTGATGTGTCCTCTCTCACAAGCAGTGATCCTcttctaattcttttttttcttctgatatTATATATGGTTAATTTGGTAAAGGTTCATTACTGGTTATCAGGCACTAGGCACAACATAGTTAAGTTTATGATGAAAATTAGAGCcaacaaaacacaaaccagGGAAATAGAGGAACCTGGTGAGCTTTAAACTGACAGAGCAGATTttaatttctattttaaacCTGATTGGGGAAAAACAATACTGTTTGCATCTTGCAATGCTGTTTGATAattggcttcagaacagctcattctacagagactgcctttctggctgttaccgagcagctacatgcagccagattggcaaaacagTCATCGGTTCTtcttctccttgacctctctgcagcatttgacaccattaaccacaagactctcttgtcaatccagAAGAGGCTTgaaattcagggctcagcatggcagtggtttgcttcctaccttaatgagcgatcttaccaagtgacttggaaaggatccacctctgcctcacgtagactctccactggtgtccctcaaggctcagtcctctccttttctcccgctacacgagatcacttggtgaggtcatttcctcacatggattatcctaccactgctatgccgacgacacacaactcatcttctcttttcctctgatctacatgctgcttccaagaTCTCTGCATGTCGAACCGACATCTCATTTGGATGGCAGCcaatcacctcaaactcaatcccaccaaaactgaactaatattcattccagcagattcttcaccacatcaggatcttgctatttacctggacaactcacagctctctggTTCTACAACAGTCCGCAGCCTTGGTGGttgaatctacaacagagtgaataaaaaggttgtatttgtagttgggggtcctagtgaactagaactgatcacttcatcaatggtaacttgaaagcacgttgtaagtctctctggataagggtgtctgcaaaatgccttaaatgtacatttaagtacatttaaatgataattaaaaGCCAACCTTACCATGAAATGCAGTTAAAAGATTCAAGGTGGGgaatatgcacatttttaattTCTATTCCATTACGTTTTTCTTGGAAGAACCAAATGCATGTTATCAGTCCATCACGCCTGTTTCTGCAGCGTAGTAAAGCGTATGGACTGTAGATGGCGACAGATGTTTTCTACAAAATACCCTTAAAGGTTTTCTAATGTCAGACCTTCGAAGGGTTCTCTTACAATTAAATCAATGGTAATCAATTGAAAACCAATTAGTCATTAACGTGCAGTTAGTAATGTTCCGTAACTGCAATACATTTAAGCCTGTTCTAAAAATGTATCTACACAgcagacaaataaaaacctgaaaagATCCAAACGATCAAATACAAAACTgataaaactgaaatattataCCCTGcagtttaattataaaaaacaCGAACAcgtacacagacacagacaggagAATGACCATAACCCGGCATCGACACGATACAATAGGCATCAATTTATAAccacacacagatttacacaATCAGGAGCACGACACCCACATAATGACAGGAACACTCATCCTCCCTAAAACACACAGTGTGTTTTTATAGTCTGAAAAGATCTAGATTATAATTGGTTTTATATCACGTTTATGGATGCAAAATGCAACATATTTTGTTACAATCCTTTTGTTAAGTAGTAATGAGTTTTCAGAATATTATTAATAGCAATACAGTAAAAGCAGGCGGAATGTATTAATGCAATGAGAATATATTGATTTGCCTTGTTTAATTCAGAAAACAGCcgtattccttttttttattctgtactAGAATTGGTGTTTGCTAACGCAGACTGCGGATCTGCGCAGGCTGAAGTCATGTAGTGGGAATCCCTCCTGAGTGACGCGGCGACGGGTCGCTCCCATTGGCTGGAGACGCTGGGCGAACTCCCCGCGGACGCTCCCATTGGTTGCGAGGCGATGTGCGGATGTTCCCATTGGCTGGGGCCTCCGGGCCAGTTCTCCATATATGGATTGTTTGCTTCAGACAGTGGCGTCACCCAGCAGCCTCGAAGTTTAACTTTCCCGTTCGCCGTCGCCGCTGCAGTCTGTGCGGCTGGCGGGTGGGTCGCTGCGGTATGGCCGGAGGAGGCTGGTCCTGAGGAGAACCTGAGCGACGTTTCCTTGGTGGCCATTTGGCTTCCCGCTTACTACTGGACTCTTTTGTTTTTGGttatctttttgtctttttttacttGAAATTTTAACGTTTTTTTCAAAGGCTTCCTAATAtcatcacaaaacattttatatcATTGAAATTCACTTTGGAATAGTCGAACTTGtctgaagaaagaagaaagaatggTAAGCTCCTTCTATTAAACCATCTTCCCTGttttttcagtgtgaaatgaTCTGTACTTCAGCAGTACGCTTTTTTATACAGTCCAGTTCTgcagttcattttttatttccactctGTAGGCTTATCATCACCCCCTAAGATGAACATTGTCCTAATGGTTGTCCTGTTAGAAAATGAAGTAAGACATGTCTGGTGTTTTGATGCAGAGGCTTAGCAGCTTCTCAGAAGTCCAAATCAAACCATGTTTATGATTTATGGCAAGTAAATGAACTGCTTTTCCAACACAgtgtggattaaaaaaataaatcttatgACAGAAACCAGTATAACCCAGTGGGACATCAGAACACTCGATCGTGCAGCGTCCAATTATAATCACACTGAGGCTAATGTAGTGGTGCATAGGGTGGAGAGAAGTGGTTGCTATGGTGACAACCATAGTAACACTATTTTACCTAGAGGTCACATGCTTCCTAAATGTGGACATGAGGCTTAGGCCTGAGGTTGATGATGGAAAGTTGTGGGTGCGTTATGCTTTTGAAGTTTTATGAGGTTTTGGTCTGTTTACATTCTCTGCTCTGTCCCAAATCCCAACAGCAGTGATCAATCTTAAACAATCCCAGCAGTATCAGTCCTTTATTATACTTTTTACGTAATGCCAAAAACCTACTGTTTCTGTGGACAGCAATAATTCACAGATGTACACTATCATGAATGCATGCCTTGTTGACACTAGCAGTCTCATGGTGTGCATAATTCCTGAGATGCATACAGTCTTCCTCCTGAGTGGCAGATCAGATAAAGCCGGTCTGAGGAGTTCTGTGAGTATAGCAGACTGACAATAGGAAAGTATGTAGCCTGCAGAACCGGTTCCCCTCAGGAATACAGGGGGACTTCAAGTGAACTATGGTTATGCACACTCAGCAGTTTATTAACGCACTGCCTGGTGGGAAAATGCTCAAATGGCCATACATACAAAGTACCTGCACTGCAGACATCTCCAGACAACGTGgaggataaaaaaaacccagttcAAGTGCTGAGTGTGTGCGACTCAGTGATTGTATGCTTGTTCCAGGCACCTCTGCTGTGTTGCTCTGGAGTGAGGAGGACAGTCCATTAATCTGCTCATTATTTCCCTGTAAACTCCCCATTATCGCTTCACGGCCCCTGCTGACAGTGGGCACCTACACTCCCAACACCAAGTGATATGTTCCCTCTGTGGCAGGTTGCTTGGTGTCTGGTGTCATGGAACTCGCCTGCCACAAACCTTCAGTTGCAAATTGTGTGTAAAACAAAACGGGGCGGTGACATGGGCCATTTGGAAACTATTTTGTAATCAGGATGTCACAAGCGTGTAATAAAAAAGACCAATAGAAAAAGATCTGATGACTGGAGAAGGGAACGTACTGACATCTTAAATGTCTTATATGTAGTAGGAACATAAACTGACTTGATCCAGTAATTTATCTGAGAGGCTTGTAATGTCACTCAAGATTAACCAGAGCTAATTGATTACTTTCTAATAATATCCATGGTGGTCCATTATTTATGTACAACATTGATGCTCGTCTTTGAAAACCTCTTTCCAAGgcatctgaggtctccattgttTGGGTTGTGTGTGGAAAAGGAGCTAAATAAACAGTCATTCTGACTGTCAGCAGACAGTAGCTTTGCTTGTGCTCCTCTCCCTGTCAGAGGATGAATAGTGGGGTCAGTATGACAGCATCTGTTGTTCATTAGTGGATCCGGCAATCCCACATCCCCCTCTGTCCAAGTCTGACTTTCACGTCCTCGTCCTGCTCCACTAAGCGTTTTCTGTGGAAGGCGGCGGTGGTGGGGAATCTCGCAGAGAATCTCTGTGTTGGATAGATGTTTGTAT contains these protein-coding regions:
- the LOC114766096 gene encoding uncharacterized protein LOC114766096; the encoded protein is MITVVLFLFTCIVDMTLANSYFYYKKDGEESPCKGLWQCDTNLDNTVNFNCTEESDECSCSDSNTFVACVNAFCSNHLYPFKPSPCTKDSYIFAQEQTDLTDEQQNPNSLNPSEGNTVSLNCTFHIKDNYKNHQYVVYWIKTENVVSTCVYSYDFNPHDGLHYNHHCNIDAELSKRISNISSEPSAQHNFHHLTINESQLSDSGRYRCVLNVLKKNNDWKVISDITVTVDKRTTTSKPDPVSTSAVPFYVTAALLVLLLLVIISVMILKKKRIKSRDTKNILEQSSRNKNQEETDCSPYAVGWGQETPQSLVQQPNAVIRTNGHNTNMTEPYSVLKFNSIYQSSDH